The nucleotide sequence ATGATATAGCGGAAAAGATCTTGGAATTTTCTGGTATGTGTTATTCAATTGATAGTGTATGTAGTGTATTTATTCTTAgtctatatgtatatttgtcTTGAATGTTTTAGATATGAAAGATGTGTGCAGCATATGTGGCAGCGCAATATCTCATGGAACTTGGGTTtgttttcacatttattttttaggcTCTGAAAATTATACATCATGAATATTTATTGTACTAATGTTACCTACTTACTTCTGGTTGGTTAACATTTTGTTCCTTTGTCTAAATAATTTTGGCATCCCCGTAGTATGCAAGCAACGATGGCGGACACAGGAATGCAGTATGTGTAGTGGTTTAGGatgtaattttattctaatttttcttattttagttccattttGGGTTCGATGACTAGCCAAGTCCTGTAGTAtcatttgtacctgaaattatggcctaacctggtacacatactacattttGGTGTGCAAGTAATATCTGCCATGAACGTATATAATTTGTAGCTACATTACAAAACAAAAGAAGAGTTGGGTAAAATACCACAGTGTGAAATGTGAAGTcatttctcaatatatcttaaccaggctTGTTTGTTATCTTCCAATAAgttaattgttcaagtatttttcaattcaagTACTTCATTTAAAtactgtgagggccaaaacaagatatggtatcgataaattccctttcgatttcaaaatattttatgactttatggacaccctatttATCTTCCGTAAAAAcgcacccatgcaacataatattAGGCTGATTAGAATGGTAAAATCCCattctttaataataattaaagtaAGTGAACTTGAAATAGTTTGAACACTCTCACTTTTCTTTGACAGCTGGGTTGTGATGAATGCAACCGGTGGTATCATTCAGACTGTTTGGGATACTCAAGAAAGAAAGcaaatgaaataatcaaaaaatgttGGAGTTGCCTGCTATGCACAAGCCTGTCCACCAAATAAAAGGAAAGTTTTTGCAGTATAACAAAGAGTAAGTCTTGATGTGAGCATATGCTCGGATGGGTGCTGTATTTGTGATATTTCAGAGTGCATAGGTTGGGAGTGTGAAGCAGAGtttttggacctccagaagtatgcgcaccaagatagcgcacaacctgaacatggtatgcGAGTACCGGTTAGAATTCATGTTGTGTGACATCTTCGTGctcacacttctggagcaccgatttttttatgaaacagTCACCTTAAATAAAGCCTAATATTTCTTCATTATTCATCTTTTTTTGttccatgtattttcaaaaacGGGCAATTCcatcattattttcatttctttcatTACATCTgagcaaatttttaaatttcaaactgACTTAACCTAATGCTTTTTATAAGTATTCAAGTCGCATTGTTACTGGTTGTAGATGGCATTGGGGCTGTGACTCAGACACCATAGAGATGGCAATACTATGGAGTTCATTCACAAAACACCGTTACTTGTGTTACAGAAAAAGGACACATATTTTGTCCTTTTGTCCATCCAACTTTGTGATGCTGCCAATCTCAAGATATTAGGACCAACTGACTACTTTTTGCCATGTCAATAGGTAATATAATTCAGTtataaaaccacaaaaaaatcaGGTGTAAAACTTTTGCCTGAATAGTAAAATTTTCAGTCGGAACCATAAATGGTTCGTTACAATCATGGTCCGATTTTTGTTTTAATGGAGGTTATATTACCGGTAAGTCAATATTCGACATATAATTTCCATTGGTTTAAACTTTTGAATTATAAATCCATGGCTAGATGACACACAACAGTCGCAATTTGGGCTTGCCAGATatgatgaaatattgaataactTTAGTACTAACTTATTTCTGTTACATTGTTCAAGTTATAGGCTAATAAAAATGTTACTTGATCTGATAATTTTCCATTCGCTGTTGCTTTACATGTAAATACTATCATCTTTCCAAAAATACCATTAATCTTGAAATTATCTTCAACTGTTGCAATTTCGATATTGCTGTGCAAAAAGTAGATTG is from Styela clava chromosome 9, kaStyClav1.hap1.2, whole genome shotgun sequence and encodes:
- the LOC120336421 gene encoding uncharacterized protein LOC120336421 isoform X2; this encodes MGVLETDLQFKSGIIDIPKQSDGFSCGLFVMKIAESLLNNGFGNISFRSTLNDLAQYRHDIAEKILEFSDMKDVCSICGSAISHGTWLGCDECNRWYHSDCLGYSRKKANEIIKKCWSCLLCTSLSTK